One stretch of Desulfatirhabdium butyrativorans DSM 18734 DNA includes these proteins:
- a CDS encoding NUDIX hydrolase codes for MSGPLADPTLFRGLVAETVHPGAPKSGCYRLACVFLLLFERKGCLNLLAIQKTDTEGYPWRNQVALPGGHIDPEDPDALSACFRELHEELGIESHEVIFTGSMGHFQTINDRDLEVFSGFWKGDRAVSHRKKEISRVLNLPVQELMKTHIEKGYHGWIPDVHTLLYPVEDVTVWGVTARIVHHFLEMIHPLRNCLGP; via the coding sequence ATGAGTGGCCCGCTTGCCGATCCGACACTGTTCCGGGGCCTGGTTGCCGAGACCGTCCATCCCGGTGCGCCGAAATCCGGGTGCTATCGGCTGGCATGCGTTTTTCTGCTTCTGTTTGAGCGGAAAGGTTGCCTGAACCTGCTGGCGATCCAGAAAACCGATACAGAGGGATATCCCTGGCGGAACCAGGTAGCCCTGCCCGGCGGTCATATCGATCCGGAAGATCCGGATGCCTTATCCGCCTGTTTTCGCGAACTGCACGAAGAATTGGGGATCGAATCCCATGAAGTGATCTTTACCGGGTCGATGGGGCATTTTCAGACGATCAACGACCGGGATCTGGAAGTGTTTTCCGGTTTCTGGAAGGGAGATCGGGCGGTTTCGCACCGGAAGAAGGAGATTTCCCGCGTGCTCAACCTGCCGGTGCAGGAGCTGATGAAGACACACATCGAAAAAGGGTATCATGGGTGGATTCCGGATGTGCATACGCTGCTTTATCCGGTCGAGGACGTTACGGTGTGGGGTGTTACGGCCCGGATCGTGCACCATTTTCTGGAAATGATCCATCCCTTGCGAAACTGTCTTGGACCCTGA
- a CDS encoding thioredoxin family protein → MKNRFMMVVLTMMILFFGVGTHAVLADEIHWMKFDEGLLRAKSEHKKIFVNFHAEWCGFCTKMNKETFTNPALIAYMNQNFIPIKVDSDRESALAQRFRVQGLPTSWFLTDKGEQIASQPGFVAADNLLHMMQYISTDSYKATSYKDFLKKK, encoded by the coding sequence ATGAAGAATCGATTCATGATGGTTGTTTTGACGATGATGATATTGTTTTTTGGCGTTGGAACGCATGCGGTTCTTGCCGATGAGATCCACTGGATGAAATTCGATGAAGGACTATTGCGCGCCAAAAGCGAGCACAAGAAAATATTTGTGAATTTTCATGCCGAGTGGTGTGGGTTCTGCACAAAGATGAACAAGGAAACGTTCACGAATCCGGCCCTGATCGCCTACATGAATCAGAATTTCATCCCCATCAAGGTGGACTCGGACAGGGAATCTGCGCTGGCTCAGCGCTTCCGGGTTCAGGGCCTGCCAACTTCCTGGTTCCTGACCGATAAGGGAGAGCAGATTGCCAGTCAGCCGGGATTCGTTGCCGCGGATAATCTGCTGCACATGATGCAGTATATTTCTACGGACAGCTACAAAGCGACTTCCTACAAAGATTTTCTCAAAAAGAAATGA
- a CDS encoding cytochrome c biogenesis CcdA family protein encodes MFFETVTWPAAFVAGVLSFFSPCILPLIPAYFTFITGFSLDELTGASSRIRTRVFISTFAFVFGFSLVFVLLGASASAVGGIIASHSQAIRIIGGGLIVILGIHLSGIVRIPFLDMEKRVHLGKKPMHALGTVLVGMAFGAGWSPCIGPLLGSILVLAGNQETIAQGMGLLAVYSAGLAIPFLIMSVFIHFLLVFLNRAKKVLQYVNKVAGILLVLIGIALMAGRLGW; translated from the coding sequence ATGTTTTTTGAAACCGTTACCTGGCCGGCCGCTTTCGTGGCGGGTGTGCTGTCTTTTTTTTCGCCCTGCATCCTGCCGCTCATTCCGGCCTATTTTACCTTCATTACCGGATTTTCACTCGATGAGCTGACGGGGGCTTCATCCCGCATCCGGACAAGGGTCTTCATTTCCACCTTCGCGTTTGTATTCGGCTTTTCGCTGGTGTTTGTGCTTCTCGGAGCGTCCGCCTCGGCCGTCGGCGGTATCATTGCATCGCACAGCCAGGCGATTCGGATCATCGGCGGGGGCTTGATCGTGATTCTGGGCATTCACTTGAGCGGCATTGTCCGGATCCCGTTTCTGGATATGGAAAAACGGGTCCATCTGGGGAAAAAGCCCATGCATGCGCTCGGCACCGTTCTGGTGGGCATGGCTTTCGGAGCGGGATGGAGCCCGTGCATCGGACCTCTGTTGGGATCAATCCTCGTTCTTGCCGGAAATCAGGAGACCATCGCTCAGGGCATGGGGCTTCTGGCCGTCTACTCGGCAGGGCTGGCCATTCCTTTTCTGATCATGTCGGTTTTTATTCACTTTTTGCTGGTTTTCTTGAATCGGGCAAAGAAAGTCTTACAATACGTCAATAAAGTTGCCGGAATCCTGCTGGTTCTGATTGGGATTGCCTTGATGGCCGGAAGGCTTGGCTGGTGA
- the proC gene encoding pyrroline-5-carboxylate reductase, protein MSHLESRIGFVGAGNMAEAMIGALLQSNTANAENLFASDIDTAKLGSLRERYRIRSLEDNFAVYRESDILILAIKPQFFEAAVTSITKHPLYPVNARKLIVSIAAGIRIQKMERLFYEGLGQDARMAHPIIRVMPNTPALVLSGISGLSPNRFAQEDDIRNARCILEAMGEVLEFPEEQLDAVTAVSGSGPAYVFYLMEAMIAGAQRIGLEPEAAAVLVRETLRGAVELYRQSGENPEALRKKVTSPGGTTEAAIRILDEACVKQRWMAAIEAAAARSRELGNR, encoded by the coding sequence ATGAGTCATCTCGAAAGCCGCATCGGCTTTGTCGGCGCAGGGAACATGGCTGAGGCCATGATCGGCGCCTTGCTCCAATCCAATACGGCGAATGCCGAAAACCTGTTTGCAAGCGATATCGATACCGCAAAACTCGGATCGCTTCGTGAGCGATACCGTATCCGGAGTCTGGAAGACAATTTTGCCGTGTATCGCGAAAGCGATATACTGATACTGGCGATCAAACCCCAATTTTTCGAGGCTGCTGTAACTTCCATCACAAAACATCCTCTTTACCCGGTGAATGCCCGAAAGCTGATTGTTTCCATTGCAGCCGGAATCCGAATTCAGAAAATGGAACGGCTTTTTTATGAAGGTCTTGGACAGGATGCACGGATGGCGCATCCGATCATCCGGGTAATGCCCAATACGCCCGCTCTGGTGCTGTCGGGTATTTCGGGGTTGAGTCCGAACCGTTTTGCGCAGGAGGATGATATTCGGAATGCCCGCTGTATTCTCGAAGCCATGGGAGAAGTGCTCGAATTTCCGGAAGAACAATTGGATGCCGTTACAGCCGTTTCCGGATCCGGTCCTGCATACGTCTTTTATCTGATGGAAGCGATGATTGCCGGAGCGCAGCGGATCGGGCTGGAGCCAGAGGCAGCCGCCGTGCTGGTCCGGGAGACGCTTCGGGGAGCTGTGGAACTCTATCGGCAAAGCGGCGAGAACCCGGAGGCGCTCCGGAAAAAGGTCACATCGCCTGGCGGAACCACCGAGGCTGCCATCCGTATTCTGGATGAAGCCTGTGTCAAACAGCGCTGGATGGCGGCAATCGAAGCGGCAGCCGCGAGATCCAGGGAGCTGGGAAACCGGTAG
- a CDS encoding ASKHA domain-containing protein: protein MTPHPSSLPLQSWVQEIRLSEPSLKDNTADADRLWLALAARLGPSEQHPSTDWDILYSLPDMLRKSAYAVQAVLFHDTFRPVLVDILPLADPSPVYGIAVDLGTTRIVIRLVDLKTRSVCGETAFDNPQIAIGPDILSRVHYSSNIDGGLERLQQDAIDGLNREIAGLCLAAGSNPERVFLMSVSGNTTMSHFFLGLSPYHLIREPYIPVVNRPPIVSANQLGLKLRPTAKVFVFPNIGSYFGGDLISGILHSGLHRREETALLVDVGTNAEVVLGNASWMMACAGAAGPALEGGVTRMGMMAGAGAIDRVDIHPETGQLVIHTIGDQKPKGICGSGIIDLAACLFRKGFIDVRGKLVPSACGNRLMDREGILAFRIVDASDSATGEALFLTQADIDSLIRSKAAMYTILETLTATVGMTPQELQSVLIAGTFGMFINPVSAITIGMIPDLPLERYRAIGNSSLEGATLVLIQPEVMTEIPNIQRNITYMELNVNADFMNRFSAAKFLPHTDPKLFPSVNRKPIDNADGPVAN from the coding sequence ATGACCCCCCATCCATCTTCTCTGCCCCTGCAATCCTGGGTTCAGGAAATCCGTCTTTCGGAGCCATCCCTCAAGGACAACACGGCGGATGCCGATCGCCTCTGGCTTGCGCTCGCGGCACGCCTCGGCCCCTCCGAACAGCATCCTTCAACGGATTGGGACATCCTGTATTCCCTTCCCGACATGCTGCGAAAATCCGCCTATGCCGTTCAGGCCGTGCTCTTTCACGACACGTTCCGCCCCGTGCTCGTCGACATACTGCCCCTTGCCGACCCATCCCCCGTTTACGGGATTGCGGTAGATTTGGGAACCACCCGGATCGTCATTCGGCTTGTCGATCTCAAGACCCGGTCCGTCTGCGGCGAGACGGCCTTCGACAATCCCCAGATTGCCATCGGACCGGACATTCTGAGCCGAGTCCATTACAGCAGCAACATCGATGGCGGACTCGAGCGTCTTCAGCAGGATGCAATCGATGGACTCAACCGGGAAATCGCCGGGCTCTGCTTGGCCGCCGGATCCAATCCGGAACGGGTGTTTCTGATGAGCGTTTCCGGAAACACCACGATGTCCCATTTCTTCCTGGGGCTTTCCCCCTACCATCTGATCCGGGAGCCCTATATTCCCGTCGTGAACCGGCCGCCGATCGTTTCAGCCAACCAACTGGGCCTGAAACTGCGTCCAACGGCCAAGGTTTTCGTATTCCCCAATATCGGCAGCTACTTCGGAGGCGATCTCATTTCCGGCATCCTGCATTCCGGGCTGCATCGCCGGGAGGAGACTGCTTTGCTGGTGGACGTCGGCACGAACGCCGAAGTCGTTCTGGGCAATGCTTCCTGGATGATGGCCTGCGCCGGGGCTGCAGGGCCGGCGCTCGAAGGCGGCGTCACCAGAATGGGCATGATGGCCGGAGCCGGCGCCATCGACCGGGTGGATATCCATCCGGAAACCGGCCAACTGGTGATCCATACCATTGGCGATCAAAAACCCAAAGGCATCTGCGGCTCCGGCATCATCGATCTGGCCGCATGCCTATTTCGAAAAGGCTTCATCGATGTGCGGGGAAAACTCGTTCCTTCGGCTTGCGGTAATCGGCTCATGGATCGTGAGGGCATCCTGGCCTTCCGTATCGTGGATGCAAGCGATTCCGCCACAGGGGAGGCCCTTTTTCTGACCCAGGCGGATATCGACAGCCTGATCCGGTCGAAGGCCGCCATGTATACCATTCTGGAGACCCTGACGGCAACGGTCGGCATGACGCCGCAAGAGCTTCAAAGCGTCCTGATCGCAGGAACGTTCGGCATGTTCATCAACCCGGTTTCCGCCATCACCATCGGCATGATCCCCGATCTACCCCTGGAGCGCTATCGGGCAATCGGCAATTCGAGCCTCGAAGGAGCGACTTTGGTACTGATCCAGCCCGAGGTAATGACCGAAATTCCCAATATTCAACGA